TCCACTTTGAATTACAGTATATCGAGATACGTATTAAATTGTCTTTTATTGGAGGGATACATACGTATACAATAGCTTAGAAGGAAATGGCACAATTGCAATACTatatgtaaaatgtaaaaaacaaaTTGCATCGAAACCTCCCGAATTGGATCGGAATTCCACTGCCTTAAACCACATTGAATGATTCCACTTTTAAGGAAACTGTCCTTGAATCATTTTGCACCCCACGTGTGGAAAGCTatattaaataatattttgttGAGAGATGCAGAGCCCTGGGTACAAGACAAATATACAATTATATGGTGGGCCAGGAGGTTAAATTAACTACATCTAAGGTTGTAGTGCGTTTTAAGTTCATCCTGGAATTCCACCCTGGAAGGCCGATTATCTCAAAGTTTTGTGAGTCGCGTATGTGCTAGGCACTCCTAACCATCTGCTTGCATTGATATCCTTGAATGACAGCTAGCAGATGGAAAAGTTCAGAGGTGTATTTTTGCGAAGGCGAACCCAAAGGCTGAAAATGACACCTGCCCTTTGGCTGTTTTGACTGCTCGGTCACACCACTGGATGACTAGCATTTTCAGGGGCTCCATAAATTGCTTAGCCCTTTCACAAATCGCTTCACCCAAAAAGTTTCATTCTTTGTCATTCTGTTCAGTTATTCCTTGACTGTATGTTTTTAGAAAgtgtgagtattttttttttaacagattaatagcacttccattcatttcaatgcggAAAGATTATTTGAGAGATTAGTTTTTTAAAGTCATGGGCATGCtcaacaaatgaattcaattcaaTCTCAAGGCGTCGCTGGAGTCATaactatatttatttttgaaaggtCCTATGCCGTCAACATGCATTTTTTGCTATACTTTTATACAGAACAACGTTGACGTGAGTCTGTGATCTGGTAATGTCAAATTATCAGTTACGGGCAAAAGCCTTTCAAAGGAAAAGTCTTGCAAAAACGAGATTTGTTTTCGACATCGTCGTGACGTAGATGCGTCACTCATAATTTAAGTACCCATCAATTCAGCATAAACTCCTTCCTCTCCAATTTCTTTTCAGGGGAAATTCCTAAGCATTTTGGAACCAGAACTGTTATTGTATGTGTTTGTGCACATTTTCTAGACGATGGCtttgtcaacacacacacgatgGCCAGTCCCCTCTGGAGGATGTGAGGTCGAGCACTCTCCTCTCATTACGTAACCTTTATTAGTCGAATGGCGTAACTGTGACTTGAAGCCTTGGTGTTCTTACGATTGTAAAAGCAGTCTCTAGGCAGCAACAGTCGACATGCTAAGACTGCTTATTTTACATTAACAGTCAACTAGTCGATGTTCCTTGTTGTTTCACATTCAATGGCTTGTGGGAAGGTCGATACTTTTCAATTATAGTTTTGTTTATGAAAAACATGCCTATCATCAAATGTCTGTCTGATTGTTTTTCTGCCATAGCTCCCTTCTTTTTCTTTGCTATGTTGAACCCTTTGCCCTAAGTTGGACGTCAGACAAGAACTCAAAATCGAGAAACACACCAAAAGGAGCAGCACAGACTATTGAATTGAAGCATTAAATAACGATGCCAGACATGTTTATTTCTTCAGATTATTTTTCACTATGTCATGTTTCGATAAAGTACTATTTttctactttttaaaaaaaaacacacattcaaAATTGTCTTTATTAACTGTGAGACCGGAACGCTTACGTAGTTTCTCGGGTCTGCATAATGGCTTACCTGTAGTCTTTGGGGGATTTTATGATCCCCTTCACTTGTTGCTGTCCACCGTCAGTCTCCAGTGATTTCGCTTTTTTATAGGACAGAAGCAGAGTCACCGTGTAGTTCATATGGGAGTTATTGTCCCAGTGATCCCCCTCAGTGGTTTCATAGCGGACAACGAACTCAATGCGAGAGCCGTGTGTGACGTAGGGGGGCGCAAAAGAGAGCTTGAAGGAGAACGTATCTGTCTCCCCTTCATGGGATCCGTGGAGATACTCTGCGGGGTGATCGAAGTATGTCTCCCAGTTGTCCATGGTGGACCTGATGTAAACTGCCTTGTGGAAGGACACGTTGAGCACCCGCACAAGGCCACTAAAGGCGAGGGGCTCATCCTCTAAGGGGCCGACGTGTTCGACGCACACTTTATGATCGCGCACGGCCTCCAGCAACGCGCCTCCATCGGGGGGCTCAAAGTCCGAGTGCACAAGGAACACCGGTTCTCGGTCAGGTGGGCCATACTTTGCTCGCTCTTCATCCCACTTTGCAGCGTCCTCTTCGTCCTCCGACTCGAAGGTGACGAACTCGCGGACGTCCACGAGGTCTCCGCCTGTCGTGTCTGCGAACGACACTCGCTTTCCGGGGGACAGCGATGCTTGGATGCGCATGTACTCGGCAGTCTCGTCGTGGATGGACGCGCCTCGTCTCCTGGGCACCGGGGAGCATCTTGGGATCAGGCGCACGTTCTCGCTTCCCTCATCGTCGtcttcgtcgtcgtcatcatctgcCAAGTGTCCCTCTGCCTGGTCAGGTGACCTGCCAGTTTTGATGGGAACGAAAATACTCTCTTGACCTGGTATGgttaaaaaagacatttttgctCATATGCGGACCCCCGAGAAGAATAAATCGACTTGCAGAGGCAGCACTGGCGGCGCATTATGCACAGCTCGTCTCCTAGGTTAACATGCGCTGTTAAATGTCACGCATGGGAAACTTGTTCTGCCAGGCCTTGTGATCGGGTATCCCTTGCTAAAACATCACACTCTGGCCGCTGTCGAGGTCTAATTTTAGTCTTGACCTACCGGGATCTCCATGCGTCTCGATGTGTCTTCGAGTTGGTATGATCCCGCCCCCTTGCAGTGTACCGTTTGGTTTGGGCTGGCTCGACGCCGGCAAATGGAGATGTGATATTACGGCCTACGTTCCCAGGAGAAATAAAGTCAATTCCAAATACCATTACAGCAAATTATAAACTGCAATGTTTTATGAGAATGTGTTAATATATTTGACGTGATCGTTTTTTTCCTGCAGCCTGTCTGCACAGCTATGGGAAGTGGGCCATTTAAATTTGCTACTAGTACTGATACCAATATTGATGACACAATTGCACTTGAGTATATTGCTCATGTATGTGTATTTTACCTGGTAATGTATGTTTCTGACAGCATTTGATTTTTCCACCCTATTTTTCTAAAATATTGGCTTGTTACTCATTTTCAAGGCTAGTGAATTGACAGTGATCAAATAGTCTAAAATTTAGACTAATTTACTTTGCCTCTGTTCATTTAGATTTTAAATAAACTGAGGCAAAGTAAATTAGAGTTAAGACCGTAATTGTTTAGGATTTTTAGGTTTTACGAGGCAGAAAAAAAGGAATAGCAGCACTGGAAGACCATGTCCATGAACTATAGTGGCAGAGAATGGCAACAGATGGTGGATGaacggatgaatggatggagggACGAAGGGAGGGAGAGATACTTTATTGATAATtgcaataataaaatatttggaaaaaaaatagaatcaaCATAATTCTTTATGTTACACCGAAGTGAAGAATTGGTTCACCAACAAAGACAGACAGCTCTGAAATACGATTACATACATAAACCAGTATTTTAAATtttgtaaagtaaaaaaaagcaacaaaaaaacacaaaactgaTTCAATTGTATTCGGTCTTGATGAAGCGTCCATCGTACCCAACTTGGTCGCAGTTATAAACCCAGTAAACACAGCGTTGAATCCTATTGGTCGAGAGCTTTAACCGCGACGTTCTACAGCCAATCGGAACATTGTTATTCCTTTGGATAACGCGGATCGTAAGATAAAGGATTTAGCTAACACAAACTAACACAAAGAACGCTCTTTTCACGTCGCAAATTTAGGATAGCGACACGATGCAGTTCGTTTGATCGTCCTTCGTCTTGCTCGACTTGCCTTTTTGCGGAAATGAGTCGCCCCGACTGCGAGGATACAAGACATGGGTAACGTCGCGCTAACTAGCGTTAGCATCTAACGGCTACTTCCTGTCGTTTCCTGGAGGCCACGACCAACCCGCATCCTACTCAGTCCTCATAAAGGATGTGAATTCCGTCAAGAGTTGTCTCATACAATTGCGCTACCAACGACGCTTATCCAGCGTGTTGAATCGAGTGTGAGTGGGTACGTTGAAATTTCTCGTCATCGTGTTTGCGGGCTACCTAGCCTGGTAGCTCTTTTGGCTAGCTCGCCAGCATGAGTGAATTGACGGATAGCAAGCAGAGCGCCAACTCCGAATCGAGGAAAAGGTGTCCGTCACCGGATCGGGATTCTGTTCCCAACAAGTCCTCGAAAGCGGATGACGCGTGTAATGAAGTGCCGGATGCCTCGGAGAGATTCAAAAACGGGGAGAGCACCGAAGCCGCTGGGCAAGAGAGACATTCTAAGCATGAAGAGGAAGCAGAAACTTCGCAAACTGCACACAGTCCCGCTTCTGCACCTGTCAACAACTCCAATTCTGATGAGCACCAATCCAAGGAAACCCAGCCATACAAGGCGCACAGATATGCTGAGGCGAAGAACGATGCAGATGCATGCACAGGAGTCGATCCTTGCAATCTTATGGACCAGTCTGATTCTGACCCGGCAGCCATAGCAGCTGCCGAAGCACTCGCCAGCCTCACAGGCGGAGACGGCGAAAACAGCCGAGAGACTCCGTGCTCGTCTAAAAGAGCCAAACACGCCAAGCAGGGGAGCAAAGTCAATCACCGTGGGGACCATCAGATCCTCAGAGCTCATTCTAAAACACGGGCAGCTGCTGCAGACAGCTCCACGTGCCTGCGCAGCACAGACAAAGAAGATGCGGATGATACCGCAAACGCAGGTGAAGGTGACGAATCCATGTCTGGATCTTCTTCCGCACCAAGTTCCTCTTTCCCGTCTGAGAACGAGGACAATGAGGATGGTGAGTGCGCCATTGTGTCTGTTAAGATGGCTCCCAAGATGAGACAGTCAGTGGCTCTCCTGGCGCAGGTACAGATGAAACTGGAAGCTATCGAGAAGAAAAGCACCTGGTTCCACCAGCGCTTGGAGCTGAAGATTGGCCGCATGCGCCGGCCTCACCTCGATCAACGTCGCGCCATCACAAAAACTATCCCCGGCTTCTGGGTGACGGCTGTATCCTTCCGTTTGAGATCTTCCCTATCTCCTTGCATGCTCAACGCTGAGTAAATGCCTA
This region of Syngnathus typhle isolate RoL2023-S1 ecotype Sweden linkage group LG2, RoL_Styp_1.0, whole genome shotgun sequence genomic DNA includes:
- the si:ch211-167b20.8 gene encoding protein phosphatase 1 regulatory subunit 3A isoform X1; its protein translation is MSFLTIPGQESIFVPIKTGRSPDQAEGHLADDDDDEDDDEGSENVRLIPRCSPVPRRRGASIHDETAEYMRIQASLSPGKRVSFADTTGGDLVDVREFVTFESEDEEDAAKWDEERAKYGPPDREPVFLVHSDFEPPDGGALLEAVRDHKVCVEHVGPLEDEPLAFSGLVRVLNVSFHKAVYIRSTMDNWETYFDHPAEYLHGSHEGETDTFSFKLSFAPPYVTHGSRIEFVVRYETTEGDHWDNNSHMNYTVTLLLSYKKAKSLETDGGQQQVKGIIKSPKDYSMCSDLHSSSDEEGETETSGSASGSCEGWCPVVILPESDKEESSILEELESKQQIPQLRK
- the si:ch211-167b20.8 gene encoding protein phosphatase 1 regulatory subunit 3A isoform X2 is translated as MSFLTIPGQESIFVPIKTGRSPDQAEGHLADDDDDEDDDEGSENVRLIPRCSPVPRRRGASIHDETAEYMRIQASLSPGKRVSFADTTGGDLVDVREFVTFESEDEEDAAKWDEERAKYGPPDREPVFLVHSDFEPPDGGALLEAVRDHKVCVEHVGPLEDEPLAFSGLVRVLNVSFHKAVYIRSTMDNWETYFDHPAEYLHGSHEGETDTFSFKLSFAPPYVTHGSRIEFVVRYETTEGDHWDNNSHMNYTVTLLLSYKKAKSLETDGGQQQVKGIIKSPKDYSMCSDLHSSSDEGETETSGSASGSCEGWCPVVILPESDKEESSILEELESKQQIPQLRK
- the tspy gene encoding testis specific protein Y-linked; amino-acid sequence: MSELTDSKQSANSESRKRCPSPDRDSVPNKSSKADDACNEVPDASERFKNGESTEAAGQERHSKHEEEAETSQTAHSPASAPVNNSNSDEHQSKETQPYKAHRYAEAKNDADACTGVDPCNLMDQSDSDPAAIAAAEALASLTGGDGENSRETPCSSKRAKHAKQGSKVNHRGDHQILRAHSKTRAAAADSSTCLRSTDKEDADDTANAGEGDESMSGSSSAPSSSFPSENEDNEDGECAIVSVKMAPKMRQSVALLAQVQMKLEAIEKKSTWFHQRLELKIGRMRRPHLDQRRAITKTIPGFWVTALLNHPHLSAHIDETDEDALSYMTDLEIDTLKNHKVGFQIRFHFRRNPYFQNTIIMKELHIGLGATPTSMSNTILWNHGHKLTAHSEPRKMSHGVYQTFFSWFDDHSNPAQDDVAQILKDDLYRDPLRYYLTPLWQPRENGSDGDGTTADRSGNDNGYDCVVISDSDEETAEAEPGRSAGEEGEQEKQEGEEEQGGEGEEQEEEEEEEEEGLLSADESQEEGESGEIVIDGSDDSEQEDEAA